CGGCAGCTCCCGGCCGTGCCAGCGTCTCCCTTCGGGATGACCGTGGATCTCGACAGCTACTGGGAGAGCCAGGAGCGGCTGGCCTCGAGCCGGGCCGCCGGCGTCCTGGACGGGCTCGGCGTCGCCTGGCGGCTGGAGGTGCGGACCGGCGACCCGGCCGTCCAGCTCGAGCTGGGTGCGGAGGAGAACGGCGCCGACCTCGTCGTCGTCGGCGCTCGGGGCCACTCGGCGGCCCACCGGCTGCTGCTCGGGTCGGTCTCCACCCGGCTG
This genomic window from Actinomycetota bacterium contains:
- a CDS encoding universal stress protein — encoded protein: MGVYQHILVGVDGSDASAQAAETAGRLAADLDAKLTVVFVRQLPAVPASPFGMTVDLDSYWESQERLASSRAAGVLDGLGVAWRLEVRTGDPAVQLELGAEENGADLVVVGARGHSAAHRLLLGSVSTRL